From a single Lates calcarifer isolate ASB-BC8 linkage group LG12, TLL_Latcal_v3, whole genome shotgun sequence genomic region:
- the dusp7 gene encoding dual specificity protein phosphatase 7: MKINHLWRGSVIVTMMMMSSKSVEWLQEELESGASSLLLLDCRPHELYESSHIESAINLAIPGLMLRRLKKGNLPIRSIIPNNEDKEKFVKRCKTDVVVLYDEATSERQESGLGSSVLGLLLQKLRDDGCKAFYLEGGFNKFQSEYPEHCETNLDCSCPSSSPPASVLGLGGLRISSDCSDGESDREPGSATESEGSPLPNNQPAFPVQILPYLYLGCAKDSTNLDVLSKYNIKYILNVTPNLPNMFEHEGDFKYKQIPISDHWSQNLSQFFPEAISFIDEARSKKCGILVHCLAGISRSVTVTVAYLMQKLNLSLNDAYDFVKRKKSNISPNFNFMGQLLDFERTLGLNSPCDNHSTSPTHHEQLFFTTPTNHNVFQLDTLEST; the protein is encoded by the exons GAAAATTAATCATCTGTGGAGAGGCTCTGTGATCGTgactatgatgatgatgtcGAGTAAGAGCGTGGAgtggctgcaggaggagctggagtcCGGGGccagctctctgctgctgctggactgcAGACCCCATGAGCTGTACGAGTCCTCGCACATCGAGTCGGCCATCAACCTGGCCATCCCGGGCCTCATGCTCCGCAGGCTGAAGAAGGGCAACCTCCCCATCCGCTCCATCATCCCCAACAACGAGGACAAGGAGAAATTTGTGAAGCGGTGCAAGACGGACGTGGTGGTTCTGTACGACGAGGCGACCTCGGAGCGGCAGGAGTCCGGGCTGGGGAGCTCCGTGCTGGGACTGCTCCTGCAGAAGCTGCGGGACGACGGGTGCAAGGCTTTCTATCTGGAGG GGGGCTTCAACAAGTTCCAGTCGGAGTACCCCGAGCACTGTGAGACCAATCTGGACTGCTCCTGTCCCAGCAGCTCCCCGCCGGCCTCCGTCCTGGGTCTGGGAGGTCTCCGCATCAGCTCCGACTGCTCCGACGGGGAGTCTGACCGCGAGCCGGGCAGCGCCACAGAGTCCGAGGGCAGCCCCCTCCCCAACAACCAGCCGGCGTTCCCCGTCCAGATCCTGCCGTACCTTTACCTGGGCTGTGCCAAAGACTCCACCAACCTGGATGTGCTCAGCAAGTACAACATCAAGTACATCCTCAACGTGACGCCCAACCTGCCCAACATGTTCGAACACGAAGGCGACTTCAAGTACAAACAGATCCCCATCTCCGATCACTGGAGCCAGAACCTCTCGCAGTTTTTCCCCGAGGCCATTTCATTCATTG ACGAGGCACGCTCGAAAAAGTGCGGCATCCTGGTGCACTGCCTGGCCGGGATCAGCCGCTCGGTGACCGTCACCGTGGCCTACCTGATGCAGAAGCTCAACCTGTCGCTCAACGACGCCTACGACTTTGTCAAGCGGAAAAAGTCGAACATTTCCCCCAACTTCAACTTCATGGGCCAGCTCCTGGACTTTGAGCGGACGCTGGGCCTGAACAGCCCCTGCGACAACCACTCGACCTCGCCGACGCACCACGAACAGCTCTTCTTCACCACCCCGACCAATCACAATGTGTTTCAACTGGACACGCTGGAGTCCACATGA
- the rpl29 gene encoding 60S ribosomal protein L29 translates to MAKSKNHTTHNQSRKAHRNGIKKPRSQRYESLKGVDPKFLRNMRFAKKHNKKGMKAAQKAAQAK, encoded by the exons ATGGCCAAGTCCAAGAACCACACAACCCACAACCAGT CTCGTAAAGCCCACAGGAACGGCATCAAGAAGCCCAGATCTCAGCGCTACGAGTCACTGAAGGGG GTGGACCCTAAGTTCCTGAGGAACATGCGCTTTGCCAAGAAGCACAACAAGAAGGGCATGAAGGCGGCACAGAAGGCCGCTCAGGCGAAATAA